The following coding sequences lie in one Mycobacterium gordonae genomic window:
- a CDS encoding mycofactocin-coupled SDR family oxidoreductase, giving the protein MGALDGRVALITGGARGQGRAHALALAAEGADIVAVDAPGAMTDLTYPLGTVDDLHETANLVEELGRRCLPMAADVRDSSQVVAAVEQTVSDLGSLDIVVANAGIVSTGPLDQVSDQVWQQLVDTNLTGVFHTLRAAIPVMRRQRFGRIVVTSSMGGRMGIPDLAAYNATKWGIIGLAKSAALEVAKEGITINVICPTTTQTPMVQPAGADDVPDDLVRRMMRANPIPQPWLRPDDVSRGVVYLVTDRGVITGSVLEVGLGGSARMH; this is encoded by the coding sequence GTGGGTGCTTTGGATGGCCGGGTTGCATTGATCACCGGAGGAGCCCGGGGGCAAGGCCGCGCGCACGCGTTGGCGCTGGCCGCCGAAGGTGCGGACATCGTCGCCGTCGACGCGCCGGGCGCCATGACCGATCTCACGTATCCGCTTGGCACCGTGGACGATCTGCACGAGACTGCAAACCTCGTCGAGGAGTTGGGACGGCGTTGCCTGCCGATGGCCGCCGACGTCCGGGACTCGTCGCAGGTCGTCGCTGCCGTTGAGCAGACAGTTTCCGACCTGGGCAGCCTCGACATCGTCGTGGCCAACGCCGGCATCGTCAGCACCGGGCCGCTGGACCAGGTCAGCGACCAGGTATGGCAACAACTCGTCGACACCAACCTGACCGGTGTCTTTCACACCCTGCGGGCCGCCATTCCGGTGATGCGGCGGCAACGTTTCGGCAGGATCGTGGTGACGTCGTCGATGGGCGGCCGGATGGGCATCCCCGATCTCGCCGCGTACAACGCCACCAAGTGGGGCATCATCGGGCTCGCCAAATCGGCGGCTCTCGAGGTCGCCAAAGAGGGCATCACCATCAACGTCATCTGCCCGACCACCACGCAGACGCCGATGGTGCAGCCCGCCGGCGCCGATGACGTGCCCGACGATCTGGTGCGCCGCATGATGAGGGCCAACCCGATACCCCAACCATGGCTGCGGCCCGACGACGTCAGCCGGGGCGTCGTGTACCTGGTCACCGACCGCGGGGTCATCACCGGCAGCGTCCTCGAGGTAGGACTGGGCGGCAGCGCCCGCATGCATTGA